In a single window of the Candidatus Flexicrinis proximus genome:
- a CDS encoding aspartate aminotransferase family protein, with translation MASADQASIVERYKQYIFPAAAPLYGDDPLVVDHAKDQFVYDIQGNKYLDFLGGVLTVSIGHANDEVTARTIEQLKKAQHTSTLYINPLMVDVAEKVAQLTPGRLQKCYFTNSGSEANETAILAARMYTGNMDIITLRHAYSGRTQAAMSLTAHGSWRLGGVTDPYIRHVKNPYLYRFPANMTPEEVVEYCIQDLEEVIATLTNGKLAAFIAEPIQGVGGFIIPPKTYFKRVYDIVKKHGGVFISDEVQTGWTRTGKKWFGIEQWGVEPDIMTFAKGMANGSPIGCTVATPEVADALKGTTFSTFGGNPVTMATALATIHYMEEHNLVQNTYEQGEVMREKLEEYQAEFPFIGDVRGMGLMYAIELVVPDGSKKPDAARTVALINAARKHGLLVGKGGLYGNVIRITPHLNVSAGDMLEGMQMIGRALADVAQ, from the coding sequence ATGGCAAGCGCAGATCAGGCGTCCATTGTGGAACGCTATAAGCAGTATATCTTTCCGGCGGCTGCGCCGCTGTATGGCGACGACCCGCTGGTTGTCGACCACGCCAAGGATCAGTTTGTTTACGACATTCAGGGCAATAAATACCTGGATTTTCTGGGCGGCGTGCTGACGGTCAGCATTGGCCATGCCAACGATGAAGTAACGGCCCGGACGATCGAGCAGCTCAAGAAAGCGCAGCATACCAGCACGCTGTACATCAACCCGCTGATGGTCGACGTGGCGGAGAAAGTGGCGCAGCTGACCCCCGGCCGGCTGCAGAAATGCTACTTCACAAACAGCGGCAGCGAAGCCAACGAAACCGCGATCCTGGCAGCCCGCATGTATACCGGAAACATGGACATCATTACGCTGAGACATGCCTACAGCGGCCGCACGCAGGCCGCGATGAGCCTGACAGCCCACGGATCGTGGCGCCTGGGCGGCGTCACCGACCCCTACATCCGGCATGTGAAGAATCCCTACCTCTACCGCTTCCCGGCCAATATGACGCCGGAAGAAGTGGTCGAATACTGTATTCAGGATCTCGAAGAAGTGATCGCTACGCTGACCAACGGCAAACTTGCGGCGTTCATCGCCGAGCCGATTCAGGGCGTGGGCGGTTTCATCATCCCGCCCAAGACCTACTTCAAGCGCGTCTATGACATCGTCAAGAAGCACGGCGGTGTGTTCATTTCGGATGAAGTGCAGACGGGATGGACACGCACGGGCAAGAAATGGTTCGGGATCGAGCAGTGGGGCGTCGAACCGGACATCATGACCTTTGCGAAAGGCATGGCCAACGGTTCACCGATCGGCTGTACCGTGGCGACGCCGGAAGTGGCCGACGCTCTGAAGGGGACGACCTTCTCGACCTTTGGCGGCAACCCGGTCACGATGGCGACGGCGCTGGCGACCATTCACTATATGGAAGAGCATAACCTTGTCCAGAATACCTATGAACAGGGCGAGGTGATGCGCGAGAAACTAGAGGAATATCAGGCCGAGTTCCCGTTTATCGGCGACGTACGCGGGATGGGCTTGATGTATGCGATCGAACTGGTTGTGCCGGACGGAAGCAAGAAACCCGACGCGGCACGCACCGTGGCGCTGATCAACGCCGCCCGCAAGCATGGCCTGTTGGTGGGCAAGGGCGGCCTGTATGGGAACGTCATTCGGATCACGCCGCACCTGAATGTCTCGGCGGGCGATATGCTCGAAGGCATGCAGATGATCGGACGCGCCCTGGCGGACGTGGCCCAGTAA
- a CDS encoding ABC transporter permease, which yields MAEITVPAPAAVDSSLSVRRLIAIALACGVAVIAALLARDFASLPGDDPVLVESTLGQLAVWIADQSGEEAPVSLFGQLGKSWAAARGEATLDEASAVDAMRWPVVIMSALAAVLALGGVVAQFSAEPRQRWWVMALGLTLALLFLIPAISGSDALARVMGCGVLLILALSAAPGQANRVIGFIVVLATLLIGVEVMKGFSASNAYKIVVPESGWNYESYETLDDALAAVQRGEIRAVIADSKVLEERLPAGTSDPVFPDITVATELRREEYRLGLPVQPALPARFTVAVRAEDATTVASVFNLLDDPVGVVAGDPAETNFVSQPRAWQLIDLRVFNDLNMPHLQSVAGAFMQPARRNGPVLLARILAGNAIYTWSEAALGFAFGAALGFVLGAVFAHFKLLERGLLPYVVASQTVPILAIAPMVVIWLGAGPTAVAVISAYLTFFPVTINTLRGLSSPQPMQIDLMRSYAASRWTIFLKLRLPAAVPYIFTALKVSATASVVGAIIGELPSSIRDGLARAILDFSSSYSEVSTPKLYAAIVSAAAVGILFFVIVSLVERVAMRRYIPHSE from the coding sequence ATGGCTGAAATCACTGTTCCCGCCCCTGCCGCCGTCGACTCCTCCCTGAGTGTTCGCCGGCTGATCGCCATTGCGCTTGCCTGCGGGGTAGCAGTGATCGCCGCGCTGCTCGCCAGGGATTTCGCCAGTCTGCCGGGCGATGATCCAGTACTGGTCGAGTCGACGCTTGGGCAGTTGGCTGTCTGGATAGCGGACCAGTCCGGCGAAGAAGCGCCAGTATCACTGTTCGGCCAGCTTGGAAAATCATGGGCTGCCGCGCGGGGTGAAGCGACGCTCGACGAGGCTTCGGCGGTCGATGCGATGCGCTGGCCGGTGGTGATCATGTCGGCGCTGGCGGCAGTGCTGGCCCTGGGAGGCGTGGTCGCGCAGTTCAGCGCCGAACCGCGTCAGCGTTGGTGGGTGATGGCGCTTGGGCTGACTCTGGCGCTGCTGTTCCTGATCCCGGCGATCAGCGGCAGCGATGCCCTTGCTCGGGTAATGGGCTGCGGCGTGCTGCTGATTCTGGCGCTGTCTGCCGCGCCGGGGCAGGCGAACCGTGTGATCGGGTTTATCGTCGTCCTGGCTACGCTGCTGATCGGCGTCGAGGTCATGAAGGGCTTTTCGGCGTCGAACGCCTACAAAATCGTCGTCCCTGAGAGCGGCTGGAACTACGAGAGCTACGAGACGCTTGACGATGCACTGGCGGCGGTGCAGCGCGGCGAGATTCGCGCGGTGATCGCCGACTCGAAGGTCCTGGAGGAGCGGCTGCCTGCCGGCACCAGTGATCCGGTCTTCCCGGACATCACGGTGGCGACCGAGCTGCGACGCGAGGAATACCGCCTGGGACTGCCGGTACAGCCGGCGCTTCCGGCACGCTTCACGGTGGCCGTCCGCGCTGAAGATGCCACGACCGTCGCCTCTGTGTTCAACCTGCTTGACGACCCGGTTGGGGTGGTTGCCGGCGACCCGGCCGAGACCAACTTCGTGAGTCAGCCGCGGGCATGGCAGCTCATTGACCTGCGCGTGTTCAACGACCTGAACATGCCGCATCTGCAGTCGGTAGCTGGCGCGTTCATGCAGCCGGCGCGGCGCAACGGGCCGGTGCTTCTTGCGCGGATTTTGGCCGGCAACGCGATTTATACATGGTCGGAGGCGGCGCTTGGTTTTGCTTTTGGCGCGGCGCTGGGCTTCGTATTGGGCGCGGTCTTCGCGCACTTCAAACTACTGGAACGAGGGCTGCTGCCGTATGTGGTCGCCTCGCAGACCGTCCCGATCCTGGCGATCGCGCCAATGGTGGTGATCTGGTTGGGGGCGGGGCCGACGGCTGTCGCCGTGATCTCGGCCTATCTGACGTTTTTCCCGGTGACGATCAATACGCTGCGCGGCCTCAGTTCGCCACAGCCCATGCAGATCGACCTGATGCGCTCGTATGCCGCGTCGAGATGGACGATCTTCCTTAAGCTGCGGCTGCCAGCGGCTGTACCCTATATCTTTACGGCGCTCAAAGTGAGCGCAACGGCCAGCGTCGTGGGCGCGATCATCGGCGAGCTGCCTTCGAGCATCCGGGACGGGCTGGCCCGTGCGATCCTGGACTTCAGCAGCAGTTACAGCGAAGTGTCGACGCCCAAACTGTATGCGGCAATCGTCAGCGCCGCGGCGGTTGGAATCCTGTTCTTTGTTATCGTCAGTCTGGTTGAGCGGGTCGCGATGCGCCGCTACATCCCCCATTCGGAATAA
- a CDS encoding ABC transporter ATP-binding protein — MSQAKPTVINATGVNKIFTVKNADPVIALTDVNLDVKAGEFVSLIGPSGCGKSTLLRLIADLAAPTSGTLRVNGKSPAQARLDRDYGMVFQAATLYDWRRVSSNVQLPLEIMGIAKAEREKRAQEMLELVELGKFAHHYPWQLSGGMQQRVAIARALAFQPALLLMDEPFGALDEFTRERMNLELLRIWQATQTTVIFVTHSIAEAVFLSSRVVVMSPRPGRITAVLDIDLPYPRNFETRELPRFFALVTQVRELLRDAHLVEDEA, encoded by the coding sequence ATGTCGCAAGCCAAACCTACCGTCATAAACGCCACCGGCGTCAACAAGATCTTTACCGTAAAGAACGCCGACCCGGTGATCGCGCTGACGGATGTCAACCTCGATGTGAAGGCCGGCGAGTTCGTCTCGCTGATCGGGCCATCGGGCTGCGGCAAGTCGACGCTCCTGCGGCTGATCGCCGACCTTGCCGCGCCGACCAGCGGGACTCTTAGGGTCAACGGCAAATCACCGGCACAAGCCCGTCTCGACCGGGATTACGGTATGGTCTTCCAGGCGGCGACTCTCTACGACTGGCGCCGGGTCAGCAGTAATGTGCAGCTCCCGCTGGAAATCATGGGGATCGCCAAAGCGGAACGCGAGAAGCGCGCGCAGGAAATGCTGGAGCTGGTAGAACTGGGCAAGTTCGCACACCATTACCCGTGGCAGCTTTCCGGCGGGATGCAGCAGCGTGTCGCTATCGCGCGGGCGCTGGCCTTCCAACCGGCGCTGCTGCTGATGGATGAACCCTTCGGCGCACTTGACGAGTTCACCCGCGAGCGCATGAACCTCGAACTGCTGCGAATCTGGCAGGCGACTCAGACAACCGTCATCTTCGTGACGCACAGCATCGCCGAGGCCGTATTCCTGTCGAGCCGCGTCGTGGTGATGTCGCCCCGCCCTGGACGAATTACGGCGGTTCTCGACATTGATCTGCCTTATCCGCGTAATTTTGAGACACGCGAACTGCCGCGCTTTTTTGCGCTGGTCACACAGGTGCGCGAGCTTCTGCGCGACGCTCATCTGGTCGAGGACGAAGCATGA
- a CDS encoding ABC transporter permease has protein sequence MSRTLDRVRYYLPTIVVAVAVLGIWELVVTVFNIQQFILPKPSQIAMRFFEEVNLFVTGQGSILFQASGATFYEALGGFILGCGSGILVALVTARFTMLSEAMMPFAIAANSVPIIAFAPIMNNWFGLTNPASKMAIVAIIVFFPTMINTVRGLTLIDPRQLELMRSYAAGPFKILRAVRIPNAVPYIFSALRVASPLSMIGAVVAEFFGGPRATLGVFITQEASGFNFDRAWAAIVMASIIGIGFYTIIVYAERWVAPWAVRDLN, from the coding sequence ATGAGCCGGACCCTCGACCGCGTACGCTATTACCTGCCGACGATTGTCGTGGCGGTGGCGGTGCTGGGCATCTGGGAACTTGTGGTCACCGTGTTCAACATCCAGCAGTTCATTCTGCCGAAGCCCTCACAGATCGCCATGCGGTTCTTCGAAGAGGTCAACCTGTTCGTGACGGGGCAGGGGTCGATCCTGTTCCAGGCGAGCGGGGCGACCTTCTACGAGGCGCTGGGTGGTTTCATCCTCGGCTGCGGGAGCGGGATACTGGTGGCGCTGGTCACGGCGCGCTTTACCATGCTCAGCGAGGCGATGATGCCCTTCGCCATCGCGGCCAACAGCGTACCGATCATCGCCTTTGCGCCGATCATGAACAACTGGTTCGGGCTGACCAATCCGGCCTCGAAGATGGCGATTGTCGCCATCATCGTGTTCTTCCCGACCATGATCAATACCGTGCGCGGCCTGACGCTGATCGATCCGCGACAGCTGGAATTGATGCGCTCCTATGCCGCTGGCCCGTTCAAAATTCTGCGCGCCGTGCGCATCCCCAACGCCGTCCCTTATATCTTTTCGGCGCTGCGGGTTGCCAGCCCGTTGAGCATGATTGGAGCGGTCGTCGCGGAGTTCTTCGGCGGACCGAGGGCGACATTAGGCGTGTTTATCACGCAGGAGGCGTCCGGTTTCAACTTCGACCGGGCGTGGGCGGCCATCGTCATGGCCTCGATTATCGGCATCGGCTTCTATACGATTATCGTTTACGCTGAGCGTTGGGTGGCCCCTTGGGCTGTCCGGGACCTGAATTAG
- a CDS encoding superoxide dismutase family protein, with protein MKYRAGLAVAVTVAMGLVLLVAGSSAQGIWDSFLEEFYEVATAQVLDADGGVLGDVSFFTAEDRIDAIMIVGWFSGLTPGFHGFHIHATGSCDAATERPFTSAGGHLNHAEASHTHGDHNGDLPSLFALETGEAFVMIGTDRATAQSLLDEDGSAIIVHADPDNFGNIPERYGTPDETTLATGDAGARIGCGVVVAAGG; from the coding sequence ATGAAATACCGTGCTGGGTTGGCGGTCGCCGTGACCGTCGCGATGGGTTTGGTTTTGCTGGTTGCCGGCAGTTCCGCGCAGGGTATATGGGACTCGTTCCTTGAGGAATTCTACGAAGTCGCCACGGCACAGGTCCTCGATGCGGACGGCGGGGTCCTGGGTGATGTTTCATTTTTTACGGCGGAAGACCGGATCGATGCGATCATGATCGTCGGCTGGTTCTCCGGACTGACGCCCGGTTTTCACGGTTTCCATATCCACGCGACAGGTTCGTGCGATGCCGCCACCGAGCGGCCGTTCACCTCGGCTGGCGGCCACCTGAATCATGCTGAGGCCAGCCATACCCACGGCGATCACAACGGCGACCTGCCGAGTCTGTTCGCGCTGGAGACCGGCGAAGCCTTCGTCATGATCGGCACCGACCGTGCCACCGCACAGTCCCTACTGGACGAGGACGGCAGCGCGATCATCGTTCACGCCGACCCTGACAACTTTGGCAACATCCCGGAACGTTATGGCACCCCCGACGAGACGACACTGGCGACCGGTGACGCCGGCGCGCGTATCGGCTGTGGAGTCGTGGTCGCCGCCGGGGGCTGA